One genomic region from Microcystis panniformis FACHB-1757 encodes:
- a CDS encoding tetratricopeptide repeat protein, whose amino-acid sequence MSRKINHVSPSFLYLNYPLSRFRLPFSPSARSIFTLNAIAQVNAASTALDFFNQGVKRLQQGDLEAAINSFNEAIRLNPNYAQAYGNRGIAYSRLQQYDQALADYNQFIRFNPNSAVAYYNRATLYDQLGDSQKAIADYAQAIRLNPNFTQAISGREIAQNKLRTPQQSISTTNALAQYFSNGRNAKDFFVQAMDKYDKADFDGAIVDFSQAIQLKPDYAQAYMGMAMAYKGLGDLENQITELRKAAELLQKQGDTEAYQTTIDLIKVTQDLIDSIRSNPNSKLAFAELFFNYGIEEWKKGNFVQSLAQFNLAIRLNPNDAIAYILRGDAYFELGEYQKAIADYTQAIRLNPNDARAYLFRGNAYGQLKEYQKVIADYTQAIRLDPNYADAYNLRGLVYEMSGNRQKAITDLEKAANLYQQQGDTAQAQKVLDLLKELQQ is encoded by the coding sequence TTGTCAAGGAAAATCAATCATGTTTCTCCGTCCTTTCTCTATCTTAATTACCCTCTGTCTCGGTTTAGGCTTCCTTTCTCTCCCTCGGCCCGTTCAATCTTTACTTTAAATGCGATCGCTCAAGTCAATGCTGCCTCAACTGCTCTGGACTTTTTCAATCAGGGAGTAAAAAGATTACAACAAGGTGATCTAGAGGCTGCCATTAATAGTTTTAATGAAGCCATTCGTCTTAATCCTAACTATGCTCAAGCCTATGGCAACAGAGGAATTGCCTATAGTCGTTTACAGCAATATGACCAAGCCCTGGCTGATTATAACCAATTTATTCGCTTTAATCCCAATTCAGCAGTAGCTTACTATAACCGAGCAACTTTGTATGATCAATTAGGAGATTCTCAAAAAGCGATCGCCGATTATGCTCAAGCAATACGACTTAATCCTAATTTCACTCAAGCAATTAGTGGCCGAGAAATTGCTCAGAATAAATTAAGAACACCTCAACAAAGTATCTCCACTACTAACGCGCTCGCTCAATATTTTTCCAATGGAAGGAATGCTAAGGATTTTTTTGTTCAGGCGATGGATAAATATGACAAAGCAGATTTTGATGGTGCAATTGTCGATTTTAGCCAAGCGATTCAACTCAAACCCGACTATGCTCAAGCTTACATGGGCATGGCAATGGCATATAAGGGTTTAGGAGATTTAGAAAATCAGATCACAGAGCTACGAAAAGCGGCAGAATTACTTCAAAAACAGGGAGATACAGAAGCATACCAGACAACCATAGATTTAATCAAAGTAACTCAGGATTTGATCGATAGCATTCGATCAAATCCTAATTCTAAACTAGCCTTTGCCGAGTTGTTTTTTAATTATGGAATAGAGGAATGGAAAAAAGGAAATTTTGTGCAATCGCTGGCACAATTTAACCTGGCGATACGTCTCAATCCTAACGATGCTATTGCTTACATTCTTCGAGGCGACGCATATTTTGAGTTAGGGGAATATCAAAAAGCGATCGCCGACTACACCCAAGCAATTCGCCTCAATCCTAACGATGCTCGTGCTTATCTTTTTCGAGGTAATGCCTATGGTCAATTAAAAGAATATCAAAAAGTGATCGCCGACTACACCCAAGCAATTCGCCTCGATCCTAACTATGCTGATGCTTACAACCTGCGAGGGCTTGTCTATGAAATGTCAGGAAACCGTCAAAAAGCGATCACCGACTTGGAAAAAGCAGCCAATTTATATCAGCAACAGGGTGACACAGCACAAGCTCAAAAAGTCTTAGATTTGTTGAAAGAATTACAGCAATAA